A section of the Pochonia chlamydosporia 170 chromosome 2, whole genome shotgun sequence genome encodes:
- a CDS encoding Zn(II)2Cys6 transcription factor (similar to Verticillium alfalfae VaMs.102 XP_003009570.1), which yields MDISRLQHGLHRSPIAHGRDPAAPSSLTLKPHLDSPTSVSSPGSLTHGHTQTYPRHPAPHGHAHGHSHNHSHSHSHDGDSVDYRELSDERSPINGEEPAKKKQKRNKPTLSCHECVERKTKCDRGRPHCLACIKRQTECRYAHVANLLEETSRSAANGRRMTRPPKKKNANEGIATIPNIADRGAINDQEGSSRGAAALSIGLLSHVPYSVTKASNVFGIGSEHPFANYWTCDGGLPEVVSVLPDKIQADILVARYFECVDAVYPMIHRQTFYADYEHFWRMGTEERNKMDPAFVALIFVILALSTQFVTATTPKERKQTAEFYASASNQALRMSSYLSSASLRSIQAMVLMTYFLINDNHASDGWAFAGILIRQAYAMGLHRDPNIVTPNANPFEKQQRRKVWQAVLLQDTFLTVLLSLPPSATHTDVSVDDLLDDSSSIASSDPTDTAYIRGSWMLANLVQETICSPRSLDVPICTTVRHKSKLVADFRAVYRSFPDVFRSWDTDSLTAVASTNKRIVRQTLFLTSNYFHNLMLVLASESPDVPVNVRGTLEAAHDAISAFFLMFTLLESEARVWWVFNHRAFLEALCIANVLRETAKEAAGKDMLARDPLFVRARADITRMIQIMELIGSDSDVARTRVQILSEFLDDTGSE from the exons ATGGATATATCGCGGCTGCAACACGGCCTGCACCGCTCTCCCATTGCGCATGGAAGAGATCCGGCTGCGCCGTCCTCCCTGACTCTCAAACCGCATCTCGACTCGCCAACGAGCGTGTCCTCACCTGGCTCTCTGACACATGGGCACACTCAAACATATCCTCGCCATCCGGCTCCTCATGGTCATGCCCACGGCCATAGTCACAATCACAGTCACAGTCATAGTCATGATGGCGACAGCGTCGACTATCGGGAGTTGAGTGACGAGAGATCACCCATCAATGGTGAGGAAccagcaaagaagaaacaaaagcgCAACAAACCGACCTTGTCATGCCATGAATGTGTTGAGCGAAAGACAAAG TGTGATCGTGGTCGACCACACTGTCTTGCCT GCATCAAAAGACAGACCGAATGTCGATACGCGCATGTTGCAAATCTCTTGGA GGAAACGTCAAGATCGGCAGCTAATGGACGTCGCATGACTCGACcaccaaagaaaaagaatgCCAACGAAGGCATAGCAACAATCCCTAACATTGCCGACAGAGGCGCAATCAACGACCAAGAAGGGTCTTCCCGAGGCGCTGCAGCTCTATCCATTGGCCTCTTATCCCACGTGCCGTATTCCGTAACAAAAGCTAGCAATGTCTTTGGTATCGGATCGGAACACCCTTTCGCGAACTACTGGACTTGCGATGGAGGGTTACCCGAAGTCGTCTCCGTTCTCCCTGACAAAATTCAAGCGGACATTCTGGTTGCCCGATATTTTGAGTGCGTTGATGCGGTGTATCCCATGATACATCGCCAAACATTTTACGCCGACTACGAACATTTTTGGCGCATGGGCACCGAAGAGAGGAACAAAATGGACCCTGCTTTTGTTGCCCTGATCTTTGTTATCTTGGCCCTCAGTACCCAATTTGTTACCGCAACCACGCCGAAGGAGCGCAAACAGACTGCCGAATTTTACGCCTCCGCATCCAACCAAGCTCTCCGGATGTCCTCGTATCTAAGCTCTGCATCACTTCGATCGATACAGGCCATGGTGCTCATGACTTATTTCCTCATTAACGATAACCACGCGTCGGACGGCTGGGCGTTCGCCGGTATCCTAATCAGACAAGCATACGCCATGGGTCTGCATCGTGATCCAAATATCG TAACGCCGAATGCCAATCCATTTGAAAAGCAACAGCGGCGAAAAGTTTGGCAAGCTGTTCTACTCCAGGATACGTTCCTGACTGTTCTATTGTCACTACCGCCTTCTGCCACCCATACAGACGTTTCAGTTGATGACTTGTTGGACGACAGTTCATCAATCGCGAGCAGTGACCCGACGGACACAGCCTACATCAGGGGAtcttggatgttggcaaatCTGGTTCAGGAGACCATTTGCTCACCCCGGTCGCTGGATGTCCCCATTTGCACAACAGTCCGGCATAAGTCGAAACTGGTGGCGGATTTTCGGGCAGTGTATCGGTCATTTCCCGACGTGTTTCGATCCTGGGATACGGATAGCTTGACAGCGGTGGCGAGCACGAACAAGCGGATTGTGCGGCAAACCTTATTCTTGACGAGCAATTATTTCCACAATCTTATGCTGGTGCTTGCGTCAGAAAGCCCCGATGTGCCGGTCAACGTCCGTGGAACTTTGGAGGCAGCGCACGATGCAATTAGCGCATTTTTCTTGATGTTTACTCTTTTGGAGTCAGAGGCCCGAGTATGGTGGGTCTTTAATCACCGGGCTTTCTTGGAAGCGCTGTGCATTGCCAATGTGCTACGAGAAACAGCAAAGGAAGCGGCGGGCAAGGACATGCTGGCCCGAGACCCCCTTTTCGTGAGGGCCAGGGCTGACATCA CGCGAATGATCCAGATCATGGAACTCATTGGCTCGGACAGCGACGTTGCCCGGACTCGAGTGCAAATTTTGAGCGAGTTTTTGGACGACACAGGCTCCGAATAG
- a CDS encoding Zn(2)Cys(6) transcription factor (similar to Metarhizium robertsii ARSEF 23 XP_007817340.1), whose amino-acid sequence MSANHICTEPTVPDPTDGQLPTSASSMDLIHLNESFMTPAIGRLQRLGHQLQRNMASQTTVPAAPWRDAFLSQIEQLKQPAFTLSSLHNISTASAPQLVPRARTVIYRGTWASLTPNPKNPAPLNPPAYETDLPTITTDARMHKVTELFPTAEQSSVGGPVEAVFWIPDSMTQWRIRGRVCMIGPDIDAPQGISTRDFLTPYMRRRGDVSSWSWSRELTAQFGNLSPFMRGTFRNPPPGTPISQSPGGGLGLGQTVEDLEDGVARENFRVLVIVPEEVDRVDLTDPERGRRWDYRLEGREWKERELWP is encoded by the coding sequence ATGTCAGCTAACCACATATGCACCGAGCCTACCGTTCCTGATCCTACAGATGGACAACTCCCAACGTCAGCCAGCTCAATGGACCTAATTCACCTCAACGAGTCCTTCATGACACCAGCAATAGGAAGACTTCAACGCCTCGGTCACCAACTACAGcgcaacatggccagccaaaCCACCGTGCCCGCCGCCCCATGGCGAGACGCATTTCTCTCACAGATCGAACAACTCAAACAGCCAGCATTCACACTCAGCTCCCTACACAACATatcaacagcctcagcacCTCAACTCGTCCCCCGAGCCCGCACAGTAATATACAGAGGCACATGGGCCTCCCTAACGCCCAACCCCAAAAACCCAGCTCCTCTCAACCCCCCAGCCTACGAAACCGACCtcccaaccatcaccaccgacgCACGCATGCACAAAGTCACCGAGTTATTTCCAACAGCCGAGCAATCCTCCGTCGGCGGCCCCGTAGAAGCAGTATTCTGGATCCCCGACTCCATGACCCAATGGCGCATCCGCGGCCGCGTCTGCATGATTGGTCCTGATATCGATGCTCCCCAGGGGATATCCACGCGAGATTTCCTCACGCCGTATATGAGACGGCGAGGGGATGTGAGTTCCTGGAGTTGGAGCCGCGAATTAACTGCACAATTTGGGAACTTGAGTCCCTTTATGAGGGGAACATTTCGGAATCCTCCGCCGGGAACACCAATCTCACAAAGTCCCGGGGGGGGATTGGGGCTGGGACAGACTGTGGAAGATTTGGAGGATGGGGTTGCGAGGGAGAATTTTAGGGTTTTGGTGATTGTGCCGGAGGAGGTGGATAGGGTTGATTTGACGGATCCAGAGAGGGGGAGACGCTGGGATTATAGGTTGGAGGGGAGGGAGTGGAAGGAGCGGGAgctttggccatga